A section of the Streptomyces sp. SCL15-4 genome encodes:
- a CDS encoding DUF3040 domain-containing protein has translation MPLSEHEQRMLEQMERALYAEDPKFASALEGSGLRTYTRRRVYQAVAGFLIGIALLMTGMVMQLIWVSVVGFLVMLGCAVLAVTGWRKTPKPGEQPPAAGRRQVRPRRSMMDRIEQRWQRRRDEQGR, from the coding sequence GTGCCGCTCTCAGAGCACGAGCAGCGCATGCTCGAGCAGATGGAGCGAGCGTTGTACGCCGAAGATCCCAAGTTCGCGTCGGCGCTTGAGGGAAGTGGGCTGCGGACGTACACCCGTCGGCGGGTCTACCAGGCGGTCGCGGGTTTTCTCATCGGTATCGCGCTCCTCATGACCGGAATGGTCATGCAGCTGATCTGGGTCAGCGTGGTGGGTTTCCTCGTCATGTTGGGCTGCGCCGTGCTGGCCGTCACCGGCTGGCGCAAGACCCCGAAACCGGGCGAGCAGCCGCCGGCCGCCGGCCGTCGGCAGGTGCGGCCCAGACGCTCCATGATGGACCGCATCGAGCAGCGCTGGCAGCGCCGCCGGGACGAACAGGGCCGCTGA
- a CDS encoding DUF3488 and transglutaminase-like domain-containing protein, whose protein sequence is MSGRARLALCAAAATLMASCALLPLVAKPTWLLQLVPLVAVQTGVGAAARRVPLGRSLTLAAQLLVTLVLLTLVCARQHAIAGLIPGPDTFRYFAELLGEGTDDISRYAIPAPVTDGIRLMLIGGVLLIGLLVDTLAVTFRSAAPAGLPLLALYSVAAGLSDGGADWLWFLVAAAGYLMLLLAEGRDRLAQWGRVFGGPARAPGAPEAGPPAPVRTGRRIGAVALGVALVVPLALPSLDGGLLDSARDGMRAGGGDGGTISAVNPLVSLRDSLNTDDDRQVLSLRTSTNDLSDLYLRIVSLDEFDGTTWKPAQRHVVDVPDRLPAPAGLEDDVRRGAIRTTITASDSYAQDWLPMPYPPSKVQISGRWRYEPDGMTLVGDHGQTTRGETYQVTSLDVEPTAEQLAAAPRPPAALRDEYTKVPSSLPKVVARTAKEITEGTRSHYEEAVKLQDYFAVTGGFQYDTQVEVGRGSGAIATFLEKKQGFCVHFSFAMAAMARTLGIPARVAVGFAPGTPQADGTVAVNQRDAHAWPELYFEGVGWTRFEPTPTRGTTPSYTQSDTAGSSLPEEALPSRGASSAPSVPASPSESCAGGLRRLEACDSPSAAVAAHHGHDGTDWWAWLLIGVGSLVVLAVLLAPLLWRQRMRALRLGGHARTAQGTAAHILAAWQELADSAWDHGVTPDESLTPRKAAERIVRLGRLDPAAGAAVHRVADAVEQALYAPRPRPAAGTAQDVRRVIEALGGVGGAGRRLRALFLPRSSVRAWWAVTARCSALRARAVAARPALRRPSGQQS, encoded by the coding sequence ATGAGCGGACGGGCACGACTGGCGCTGTGCGCGGCGGCGGCCACGCTGATGGCGTCCTGCGCGCTGCTGCCGCTGGTCGCCAAGCCGACCTGGCTGCTGCAACTGGTGCCGCTGGTGGCCGTGCAGACCGGGGTGGGCGCGGCGGCCCGGCGGGTGCCGCTGGGCCGGTCGCTGACCCTGGCGGCGCAGCTCCTGGTCACCCTGGTGCTGCTCACCCTGGTGTGCGCCCGGCAGCACGCGATCGCCGGGCTGATCCCGGGCCCGGACACCTTCCGGTACTTCGCCGAGCTGCTCGGCGAGGGCACGGACGACATCAGCCGGTACGCGATACCGGCGCCGGTCACCGACGGCATCAGGCTGATGCTGATCGGCGGTGTGCTGCTGATCGGGCTGCTGGTGGACACGCTCGCGGTGACGTTCCGCAGCGCGGCCCCGGCCGGGCTGCCGCTGCTCGCGCTGTACTCGGTGGCGGCGGGCCTGTCCGACGGCGGCGCCGACTGGCTGTGGTTCCTGGTGGCGGCGGCCGGCTATCTGATGCTGCTGCTCGCCGAGGGCCGGGACCGGCTCGCCCAGTGGGGCCGGGTCTTCGGCGGCCCGGCCCGCGCGCCGGGCGCCCCGGAGGCGGGTCCGCCGGCGCCGGTGCGCACCGGCCGCCGGATCGGCGCGGTCGCGCTCGGCGTGGCCCTGGTCGTGCCGCTCGCGCTGCCCTCGCTGGACGGCGGCCTGCTGGACAGCGCCCGCGACGGCATGAGGGCGGGCGGCGGCGACGGGGGCACGATCTCGGCGGTCAACCCGCTGGTGTCGCTGCGCGACAGCCTGAACACCGACGACGACCGCCAGGTGCTGTCCCTGCGGACCAGCACCAACGACCTCTCCGACCTGTATCTGCGGATCGTCTCCCTGGACGAGTTCGACGGCACCACCTGGAAGCCGGCCCAGCGGCATGTCGTCGACGTACCGGACCGGCTGCCCGCACCCGCCGGCCTGGAGGACGACGTCCGGCGCGGCGCGATACGGACGACGATCACGGCCTCGGACTCCTACGCCCAGGACTGGCTGCCGATGCCGTATCCGCCGAGCAAGGTGCAGATCAGCGGCCGGTGGCGGTACGAGCCGGACGGGATGACCCTGGTCGGCGACCACGGCCAGACCACGCGGGGCGAGACCTACCAGGTGACCAGCCTGGACGTGGAGCCGACCGCGGAGCAGCTGGCCGCCGCGCCCCGGCCGCCGGCCGCCCTGCGGGACGAGTACACCAAGGTGCCGTCCTCGCTGCCGAAGGTGGTGGCCCGCACCGCCAAGGAGATCACCGAGGGCACGCGCAGTCACTACGAGGAGGCGGTCAAGCTCCAGGACTACTTCGCCGTCACCGGAGGCTTCCAGTACGACACCCAGGTGGAGGTCGGCCGGGGGTCGGGCGCCATCGCGACCTTCCTGGAGAAGAAGCAGGGCTTCTGCGTCCACTTCTCCTTCGCGATGGCGGCGATGGCCCGGACGCTGGGCATCCCGGCCCGGGTGGCGGTGGGCTTCGCGCCGGGCACTCCGCAGGCCGACGGCACGGTGGCGGTCAACCAGCGGGACGCGCACGCCTGGCCCGAGCTGTACTTCGAGGGCGTGGGCTGGACCCGGTTCGAGCCGACCCCGACCCGGGGCACCACACCGTCGTACACCCAGTCGGACACCGCGGGCAGTTCGCTGCCCGAGGAGGCGCTGCCGTCCAGGGGCGCGTCCTCGGCGCCGTCGGTGCCGGCCTCGCCGAGCGAGAGCTGCGCCGGCGGGCTGCGCCGGCTCGAGGCCTGCGACAGCCCGTCCGCGGCGGTGGCCGCGCACCACGGCCACGACGGCACGGACTGGTGGGCGTGGCTGCTGATCGGGGTGGGTTCGCTGGTGGTCCTGGCGGTGCTGCTGGCGCCGCTGCTGTGGCGGCAGCGGATGCGCGCGCTGCGGCTGGGCGGGCATGCCCGGACCGCGCAGGGCACGGCGGCGCACATCCTGGCCGCCTGGCAGGAGCTGGCGGACAGCGCCTGGGACCACGGCGTCACGCCGGACGAGTCGCTGACCCCGCGCAAGGCCGCCGAGCGGATCGTCCGGCTCGGGCGGCTGGACCCGGCGGCCGGGGCCGCGGTGCACCGGGTGGCGGACGCGGTGGAACAGGCGCTGTACGCGCCCCGGCCGCGGCCGGCGGCGGGCACGGCGCAGGACGTGCGCCGGGTGATCGAGGCGCTGGGCGGCGTGGGGGGCGCCGGGAGGCGGCTGCGGGCACTGTTCCTGCCCCGCTCGTCGGTCCGGGCGTGGTGGGCGGTGACGGCCCGCTGCTCGGCGCTGCGGGCGCGGGCCGTGGCGGCCCGGCCGGCGCTGCGCCGGCCGTCCGGGCAGCAGAGCTGA
- a CDS encoding DUF58 domain-containing protein, whose product MSFGGTGPAEADGGQPGGVRTALAGLTTRGRSFLAAGVAAAVCAFLLGQSDLLRVGLLLAVLPLICATVLYRTRHRVAGSRLLAPARVPAGSEARVHLRMDNVSRLPTGLLMLQDRVPYVLGPRPRFVLDRMEPGGHREVSYRVRSDLRGRYPLGPLQLRLTDPFGMCELTRSFSAQDTLTVIPRVVPLAPVRFAGEAKGYGDGRQRSPALAGEDDVIPRGYRYGDDLRRVHWRSTARYGELMVRREEQPRRSRCTVLLDTRGGAYEGAGPDSAFEWAVSAAASVLAHMLERGFSVRLLTDGGSTVPGEGGDGFAGSGQEVAEAAGLLLDTLAVIDYSDGTGLSRAYDVLRAGNEGLLIAFLGDLDEDQATTVAKMSRRSGGAVAFVLDPDTWTREATDVPRPGHRHTERLRLLREAGWTALSVPRGAALDGLWRQADRERSALASLSGEARG is encoded by the coding sequence ATGAGCTTCGGGGGGACCGGGCCGGCGGAGGCGGACGGCGGGCAGCCGGGCGGTGTCCGCACGGCCCTCGCGGGGCTGACCACCCGCGGCCGTTCCTTCCTCGCGGCCGGCGTCGCCGCCGCGGTGTGCGCGTTCCTGCTGGGCCAGAGCGATCTGCTGCGGGTCGGCCTGCTGCTCGCCGTGCTGCCCCTGATCTGCGCCACCGTGCTGTACCGCACGCGCCACCGGGTCGCCGGCAGCCGCCTGCTCGCTCCCGCGCGCGTGCCGGCCGGCAGCGAGGCACGGGTCCATCTGCGCATGGACAACGTCTCCCGGCTGCCCACCGGTCTGCTGATGCTCCAGGACCGGGTGCCCTACGTCCTCGGGCCGCGCCCCCGGTTCGTGCTGGACCGGATGGAGCCGGGCGGCCACCGCGAGGTGTCCTACCGGGTCCGCTCGGACCTGCGCGGCCGCTATCCGCTGGGCCCGCTCCAGCTGCGGCTGACGGACCCCTTCGGCATGTGCGAGCTGACCCGGTCCTTCTCGGCCCAGGACACCCTGACGGTCATCCCGCGCGTGGTGCCGCTGGCCCCGGTCCGCTTCGCCGGCGAGGCCAAGGGGTACGGCGACGGGCGGCAGCGCTCGCCGGCCCTCGCGGGCGAGGACGACGTGATCCCGCGCGGCTACCGCTACGGCGACGACCTGCGCCGGGTGCACTGGCGCTCCACCGCGCGCTACGGCGAGCTGATGGTGCGCCGCGAGGAGCAGCCCCGGCGCTCCCGGTGCACCGTGCTGCTGGACACCCGCGGCGGTGCCTACGAGGGCGCGGGCCCGGACTCGGCCTTCGAGTGGGCCGTCTCCGCCGCCGCCTCGGTGCTCGCGCACATGCTGGAGCGCGGCTTCTCGGTACGGCTGCTGACCGACGGCGGCAGCACGGTGCCGGGCGAGGGCGGCGACGGCTTCGCGGGCTCCGGCCAGGAGGTTGCGGAGGCGGCCGGCCTGCTGCTGGACACCCTCGCGGTGATCGACTACTCCGACGGCACCGGCCTGTCCCGCGCCTACGACGTGCTGCGCGCCGGAAACGAGGGGCTGCTGATCGCCTTCCTCGGCGACCTGGACGAGGACCAGGCCACCACGGTCGCCAAGATGAGCCGGCGCAGCGGCGGCGCCGTCGCCTTCGTGCTGGACCCCGACACCTGGACGCGGGAGGCGACCGACGTGCCCCGGCCCGGCCACCGGCACACGGAGCGGCTGCGGCTGCTGCGCGAGGCGGGCTGGACGGCGCTGAGCGTGCCGCGCGGCGCGGCGCTGGACGGACTGTGGCGGCAGGCGGACCGGGAGCGCTCGGCTCTGGCGTCGCTGAGCGGGGAGGCACGGGGATGA
- a CDS encoding MoxR family ATPase — protein MTTYDDRASLTDVTATVERVRGSVEGVIEGKPEVVRLALTVLLAEGHLLIEDVPGVGKTMLAKALARSIDCSVRRIQFTPDLLPSDITGVSIWDQQRRDFEFKPGAIFAQIVIGDEINRASPKTQSALLESMEERQVTIDGQTYELPSPFMVVATQNPVEMEGTYPLPEAQRDRFMARVSVGYPSVEAELRMLDVHGGVSPLEDLQPVAHAHEIVKLVEAVRGVHVAEPVRRYAVELVAATRTHPDLRLGASPRATLHLLRAAKATAALAGREYALPDDVQALAGAVLAHRLLPTAQAQLNRRTAEQVVLEILQRTPVPAGPGRPGGLGDLGRTIPAYPEQPPRSL, from the coding sequence GTGACGACCTATGACGATCGAGCGAGCCTCACAGATGTGACCGCCACGGTGGAACGGGTGCGCGGTTCGGTGGAGGGCGTGATCGAGGGGAAGCCCGAGGTCGTACGGCTCGCGCTGACCGTGCTGCTCGCCGAGGGCCACCTGCTGATCGAGGACGTCCCCGGAGTGGGCAAGACGATGCTCGCCAAGGCGCTGGCGCGGTCCATCGACTGCTCGGTGCGGCGCATCCAGTTCACCCCGGACCTGCTGCCCTCGGACATCACGGGCGTGTCGATCTGGGACCAGCAGCGCCGGGACTTCGAGTTCAAGCCGGGCGCCATCTTCGCGCAGATCGTGATCGGCGACGAGATCAACCGCGCCTCGCCCAAGACCCAGTCCGCGCTGCTGGAGTCCATGGAGGAGCGGCAGGTCACCATCGACGGGCAGACGTACGAACTGCCCAGCCCCTTCATGGTGGTGGCCACCCAGAACCCGGTCGAGATGGAGGGCACCTATCCGCTGCCCGAGGCCCAGCGCGACCGCTTCATGGCCCGCGTCTCCGTCGGCTACCCGAGCGTGGAGGCCGAGCTGCGGATGCTCGACGTGCACGGCGGGGTCAGCCCGCTGGAGGACCTCCAGCCGGTGGCGCACGCGCACGAGATCGTGAAGCTGGTCGAGGCGGTGCGCGGGGTGCACGTCGCCGAGCCGGTCCGGCGGTACGCGGTCGAGCTGGTCGCCGCCACCCGCACCCACCCCGACCTCAGGCTCGGCGCCTCCCCGCGCGCGACGCTGCACCTGCTGCGCGCGGCCAAGGCCACCGCGGCCCTGGCCGGCCGGGAGTACGCGCTGCCGGACGACGTGCAGGCGCTCGCCGGCGCCGTCCTCGCCCACCGTCTGCTGCCCACCGCGCAGGCCCAGCTCAACCGGCGCACGGCGGAGCAGGTGGTGCTGGAGATCCTCCAGCGCACGCCGGTGCCCGCGGGCCCCGGCCGGCCGGGCGGCCTCGGCGATCTCGGCCGGACCATCCCGGCCTATCCCGAGCAGCCTCCGCGGAGTCTGTGA